The following are encoded together in the Microbacterium sp. Root553 genome:
- a CDS encoding GNAT family N-acetyltransferase, with translation MSRIRPYRPSDRAALYEICTRTADAGADATGILSDDALWGDLFAVPYVERHPDLAWVVEADDGRAIGYIVATDDTEAFATWFRDEWWPALQGRYPRAETPTTREERMIEHGYTQAPGRDAHSAQYPAHLHIDLLPETQGQGLGRQLVRTLFAELTRRGVRGLHLGMDPNNTGAAAFYERLGMTPLPAEAGGQSYGVRF, from the coding sequence GTGTCCCGCATCCGTCCGTACCGTCCGTCCGACCGCGCCGCACTGTACGAGATCTGCACGAGGACCGCGGATGCCGGCGCCGACGCCACGGGAATCCTCTCGGACGACGCGCTCTGGGGTGACCTCTTCGCCGTGCCCTACGTGGAGCGGCATCCGGATCTCGCATGGGTGGTCGAGGCCGACGACGGCCGGGCGATCGGGTACATCGTCGCGACCGACGACACCGAGGCGTTCGCGACCTGGTTCCGTGACGAGTGGTGGCCGGCCCTGCAGGGGCGCTACCCCCGCGCCGAGACCCCGACGACCCGCGAGGAGCGGATGATCGAGCACGGCTACACCCAGGCGCCCGGACGCGACGCCCACTCCGCGCAGTACCCCGCGCACCTGCACATCGACCTGCTTCCGGAGACGCAGGGGCAGGGACTCGGTCGGCAGCTGGTCCGGACCCTGTTCGCCGAGCTCACCCGGCGCGGGGTGCGCGGACTGCACCTGGGCATGGACCCGAACAACACCGGCGCCGCGGCGTTCTACGAGCGCCTCGGCATGACGCCGTTGCCCGCGGAGGCCGGCGGCCAGAGCTACGGCGTGCGCTTCTGA
- the trhO gene encoding oxygen-dependent tRNA uridine(34) hydroxylase TrhO: MATPKIVLFYVFTPIADPEAIRVWQRDLGEALGLRGRLLISKDGVNGTLGGDVRVLKRWARSFRSYAPFADTDIKWSDGTGVDADGRSIDFPKLSVKVREEIVSFGAPGELRVDEHGVVGGGQRLTPDELHELVERRGDDVVFFDGRNALEAQIGRFRGAVVPDTETTRDFVQLLDSGAYDDLKGKPVVTYCTGGIRCEVLSSLMTARGFGEVYQLEGGIVRYGEQYGDDGLWDGSLYVFDKRGSVDFSPHAAVIGECVGCGAATRRTANCPDASCRTQFVVCEDCDSVRCERHAA, from the coding sequence GTGGCAACCCCCAAGATCGTCCTCTTCTACGTCTTCACCCCGATCGCCGACCCCGAGGCGATCCGGGTGTGGCAGCGAGACCTCGGAGAGGCGCTGGGTCTGCGCGGTCGACTGCTGATATCGAAGGACGGGGTCAACGGCACCCTCGGCGGCGACGTACGCGTGCTCAAGCGCTGGGCGCGGTCGTTCCGCTCGTACGCGCCGTTCGCCGACACCGACATCAAGTGGAGCGACGGCACCGGTGTCGATGCCGACGGGCGCAGCATCGACTTCCCGAAACTGAGCGTCAAGGTGCGCGAGGAGATCGTCTCGTTCGGGGCACCGGGCGAGCTGCGGGTCGACGAGCACGGCGTCGTGGGCGGCGGTCAGCGCCTCACTCCCGACGAGCTGCACGAGCTGGTCGAGCGCCGCGGCGACGACGTCGTCTTCTTCGACGGGCGCAACGCGCTGGAAGCCCAGATCGGACGATTCCGTGGGGCTGTGGTGCCCGACACCGAGACCACCCGCGACTTCGTCCAGCTGCTCGACTCGGGCGCGTACGACGACCTCAAAGGCAAGCCGGTCGTCACCTACTGCACGGGCGGGATCCGCTGCGAGGTGCTCTCGAGTCTGATGACCGCACGGGGCTTCGGAGAGGTGTACCAGCTCGAGGGCGGCATCGTCCGCTACGGGGAGCAGTACGGCGACGACGGACTGTGGGACGGATCCCTCTACGTCTTCGACAAGCGCGGGTCGGTGGACTTCTCGCCCCACGCCGCCGTCATCGGCGAGTGCGTCGGATGCGGTGCCGCCACCCGGCGCACGGCCAACTGCCCCGATGCGTCATGCCGCACCCAGTTCGTCGTCTGCGAGGACTGCGACTCCGTGCGCTGCGAGCGCCACGCCGCCTGA
- a CDS encoding rhomboid family intramembrane serine protease has product MTGPDVIRTADSPRSRALGRFASPVLLVAAMWLIQSADAVLPGSFTGFGLRSWDLTGLGGIVVGPLLHADWAHLIGNTVPLLVLGCLVAVEGARRFWAVTAFAAVIGGLGTWILNAPGALTVGASGLVFGYFGYTIMRVFAPGRVSHRVLYAVIAIIVIGLYGGSMLAGVVGVREGISWQAHLFGAVGGGLAALVGRRPVPRARAGGVRGG; this is encoded by the coding sequence GTGACAGGGCCAGACGTGATCAGAACCGCCGACTCTCCGCGCTCCCGCGCACTCGGTCGTTTCGCATCGCCCGTTCTGCTGGTCGCAGCCATGTGGCTCATCCAATCCGCCGATGCCGTGCTCCCCGGATCCTTCACCGGCTTCGGCCTCCGTTCGTGGGATCTCACCGGCCTCGGCGGCATCGTCGTCGGTCCTCTCCTGCACGCGGACTGGGCACACCTGATCGGCAACACCGTGCCGCTGCTGGTGCTCGGCTGTCTCGTCGCCGTCGAGGGCGCACGGCGATTCTGGGCGGTGACCGCGTTCGCCGCGGTGATCGGCGGCCTCGGCACCTGGATCCTGAACGCGCCGGGGGCGCTCACCGTCGGCGCCTCCGGTCTCGTCTTCGGGTATTTCGGCTACACGATCATGCGGGTGTTCGCGCCCGGTCGGGTCTCGCACCGGGTGCTGTACGCGGTGATCGCGATCATCGTGATCGGACTGTACGGAGGATCGATGCTCGCCGGCGTCGTCGGCGTGCGCGAGGGCATCTCCTGGCAGGCGCACCTGTTCGGTGCCGTCGGCGGCGGGCTCGCCGCTCTCGTCGGTCGGCGGCCGGTGCCGAGGGCGCGCGCGGGCGGAGTCCGGGGCGGATGA
- a CDS encoding DUF58 domain-containing protein → MPRRRTLTLRGTAALLAGLGCLIAANLVGAQILLYVGVLFLAVTAFSVLAVRLPRRSGSVARQVSTDLLTVSETSRVTVRVSLRAMRVPRGLWRDVLPDAVTGDAAGEYPPEAGQLGYAITGVRRGVWPVGPFVLRTVDPFGLAQREQAFGETRSVTVVPEVFALPPLAVKVGAAGGTAQTSSSRLGQGSDNLSPRRYIPGDSMRRIHWRATAHRGQLMVRQEEEESSPDALVVLDRSAGRWARPGDAADPAFEAAVSMCASVAVHLEQEGYGVDVIDSGGTLLGTLRGHEDDRDGLLVSLALVAPRGDARDIAALVGGTPPGPLVYITGELDEEDAALLRPSGAAAPLLFATGALPGAAEAAGQHGWRFAELSDDIAEAWADALPERTAPSHDGPRKAADVAD, encoded by the coding sequence ATGCCTCGTCGTCGAACGCTCACGCTGCGGGGCACGGCCGCGCTCCTCGCCGGCCTCGGATGCCTGATCGCCGCCAACCTGGTCGGCGCACAGATCCTCCTGTACGTCGGCGTGCTCTTCCTCGCCGTGACCGCGTTCTCGGTGCTCGCGGTACGACTGCCCCGTCGCTCCGGTTCGGTGGCACGGCAGGTCTCCACCGACCTGCTGACCGTCTCCGAGACCTCGCGCGTCACCGTGCGCGTCTCGCTGCGTGCGATGCGCGTGCCGCGAGGACTGTGGCGAGACGTCCTGCCCGATGCGGTGACGGGCGACGCCGCGGGCGAGTACCCGCCCGAGGCCGGTCAGCTCGGCTATGCGATCACCGGCGTGCGCCGAGGCGTGTGGCCGGTCGGCCCCTTCGTGCTGCGCACGGTGGATCCCTTCGGACTCGCCCAACGCGAGCAGGCCTTCGGCGAGACCCGCAGCGTGACGGTCGTCCCCGAGGTGTTCGCTCTCCCCCCGCTCGCGGTCAAGGTGGGCGCCGCCGGCGGCACGGCGCAGACCTCGTCGAGCAGGCTCGGCCAGGGCAGCGACAACCTCTCGCCGCGTCGGTACATCCCCGGCGACTCGATGCGTCGCATCCACTGGCGCGCGACCGCGCATCGGGGGCAGCTGATGGTGCGGCAGGAGGAGGAGGAATCGAGCCCGGACGCGCTCGTCGTCCTCGACCGCAGCGCGGGGCGCTGGGCACGGCCGGGAGATGCGGCGGACCCCGCCTTCGAGGCGGCGGTGTCGATGTGCGCCTCCGTCGCCGTGCATCTGGAGCAGGAGGGGTACGGCGTCGACGTGATCGACAGCGGCGGCACGCTCCTCGGCACCCTGCGCGGACATGAGGACGACCGCGACGGCCTGCTCGTCTCCCTCGCGCTGGTCGCTCCGCGCGGGGACGCGCGGGACATCGCGGCCCTCGTCGGAGGCACGCCTCCCGGCCCTCTCGTGTACATCACCGGCGAGCTGGACGAGGAGGATGCGGCGCTCCTGCGCCCCTCCGGCGCCGCCGCGCCCCTGCTGTTCGCCACGGGCGCCCTCCCCGGCGCGGCGGAGGCCGCCGGACAGCACGGCTGGCGGTTCGCTGAGCTCTCGGACGACATCGCCGAGGCATGGGCGGATGCCCTCCCCGAGCGCACCGCACCGAGCCACGACGGTCCACGGAAGGCCGCAGATGTCGCGGACTGA
- a CDS encoding multidrug effflux MFS transporter, with amino-acid sequence MPDAPRTDSIPTTPDVERTATGSIRVPSATGAIRTLGSNPATAPIMLHPGDSLSNGRRALYIVLLGALTALGPFTIDLYLPAFPVLEQDFETTAAAIQLTLTGTMIGFALGQLVVGPLSDKVGRRVPLIAVTALHVLASAAAAYAPTLPLLSGARVLMGVGAAAGGVVAMAIVRDLFGGRRLVVMLSRLALVSGVAPVAAPLIGSWLLTLMPWRGIFVVLALYGVVMLVSTALFVPETLPAARRQEKGGATVLQRYRSVFSDRVFIGVLIIGGMTFSGLFSYLSASPFLFQQTHGLDAQQYGLLFAVNSLGVVAGVQTASRLAARFGPQWVMAYSTAVLLIAGAAIIVTDQLGLGLWGTVVPLFVFMTACGFTFPNVQVLALDRHGKAAGTAASVIGATNFGVAGLISPIVGWISQGAGITATTMASVMVGCAAIGVLSLWLIVRPRTVGMLAP; translated from the coding sequence GTGCCCGACGCTCCACGCACAGACTCCATTCCCACGACGCCCGACGTCGAGCGGACTGCCACCGGTAGCATCCGCGTCCCGTCCGCCACCGGCGCGATCCGCACGCTGGGCTCGAATCCCGCCACCGCACCGATCATGCTGCACCCCGGCGACTCGCTCTCGAACGGTCGTCGCGCGCTGTACATCGTGCTGCTCGGCGCACTCACCGCTCTCGGTCCTTTCACAATCGACCTGTACCTGCCGGCGTTCCCCGTGCTCGAGCAGGACTTCGAGACCACCGCGGCGGCGATCCAGCTCACCCTCACCGGGACGATGATCGGCTTCGCGCTCGGTCAGCTCGTGGTCGGACCGCTGAGCGACAAGGTCGGTCGGCGGGTGCCGCTGATCGCCGTGACGGCGCTGCACGTGCTCGCGAGCGCCGCAGCCGCCTACGCCCCCACTCTTCCGCTGCTCAGCGGCGCCCGCGTGCTGATGGGCGTGGGTGCCGCGGCCGGCGGCGTCGTCGCCATGGCCATCGTGCGCGACCTGTTCGGCGGGCGTCGTCTGGTCGTGATGCTCTCGCGGCTCGCCCTCGTCTCGGGGGTCGCCCCGGTCGCCGCGCCGCTGATCGGCTCGTGGCTGCTCACGCTCATGCCCTGGCGCGGGATCTTCGTCGTGCTCGCGCTCTACGGCGTGGTCATGCTCGTCTCGACCGCGCTGTTCGTGCCCGAGACGCTGCCGGCCGCCCGGCGTCAGGAGAAGGGCGGCGCCACGGTGCTGCAGCGCTACCGCTCGGTGTTCTCCGACCGCGTCTTCATCGGCGTGCTCATCATCGGCGGCATGACCTTCTCGGGGCTGTTCTCGTACCTGTCCGCGTCGCCGTTCCTGTTCCAGCAGACGCACGGTCTCGACGCGCAGCAGTACGGGCTCCTCTTCGCGGTGAACTCGCTGGGCGTCGTCGCCGGTGTGCAGACCGCCTCGCGGCTCGCCGCGCGGTTCGGTCCGCAGTGGGTGATGGCCTACTCGACCGCCGTGCTGCTGATCGCAGGCGCGGCGATCATCGTCACCGACCAGCTCGGCCTCGGGCTGTGGGGCACCGTCGTCCCGCTCTTCGTCTTCATGACCGCCTGCGGATTCACCTTCCCGAACGTGCAGGTGCTGGCCCTCGACCGGCACGGCAAGGCGGCGGGCACCGCGGCCTCGGTGATCGGGGCCACCAACTTCGGTGTCGCGGGGCTCATCTCCCCGATCGTGGGGTGGATCTCGCAGGGTGCGGGGATCACCGCCACCACGATGGCCTCGGTCATGGTCGGCTGCGCGGCGATCGGCGTGCTGTCGCTGTGGCTCATCGTGCGTCCGCGCACCGTGGGGATGCTCGCCCCCTGA
- a CDS encoding cystathionine gamma-synthase: MSEHAFATRAIHAGQAPDPTTGSIIPPIYQASTHVQDGIGGFRGGYEYNRAGNPTRSSLETQLAALEGGTTALSFASGLAAEDALLRGILRPGDHVLLGNDVYGGTYRLFTRVFANWGVETTTVEMSDADELRAAIRPETKIVWVETPSNPLLKIVDIAAVSEIAHAAGAIAVVDNTFASPALQQPLSLGADLVVHSTTKYLGGHSDVLGGAVVFGDDRFVEQVTFQQFAVGAVSAPFDAWLTTRGIKTLAVRVRQHSENAQAIAEWATGRSEFSTVYYPGLDSHPGHDIAAAQMSRFGGMLSLGLSAGAGAAKAFAESTELFQLAESLGGVESLIGYPPDMTHASVRGTALAVPENVVRLSVGIEGVDDLIADLEQGLARL; encoded by the coding sequence ATGTCAGAGCATGCCTTCGCCACCCGAGCCATCCACGCAGGTCAGGCGCCCGACCCCACCACCGGGTCGATCATCCCGCCCATCTACCAGGCCTCCACCCATGTGCAGGACGGCATCGGCGGGTTCCGCGGCGGCTATGAGTACAACCGTGCGGGCAACCCCACCCGCTCGTCGCTCGAGACGCAGCTCGCCGCCCTCGAGGGCGGAACGACCGCGCTGTCGTTCGCGTCGGGGCTCGCGGCCGAGGACGCGCTGCTGCGCGGCATCCTCAGGCCCGGGGACCACGTCCTTCTCGGCAACGACGTCTACGGCGGCACATATCGCCTGTTCACGCGGGTGTTCGCGAACTGGGGCGTCGAGACGACGACGGTGGAGATGTCCGACGCCGATGAGCTGCGTGCGGCGATCCGCCCGGAGACGAAGATCGTCTGGGTCGAGACGCCCAGCAACCCGCTGCTCAAGATCGTCGACATCGCGGCCGTCTCCGAGATCGCGCACGCGGCCGGTGCGATCGCCGTCGTCGACAACACCTTCGCCTCGCCGGCGCTGCAGCAGCCGCTCTCCCTCGGTGCGGATCTGGTCGTGCACTCCACCACGAAGTATCTCGGCGGGCATTCCGACGTCCTCGGCGGAGCGGTGGTGTTCGGCGACGACCGCTTCGTCGAGCAGGTCACGTTCCAGCAGTTCGCCGTCGGCGCGGTGTCGGCGCCCTTCGACGCCTGGCTCACGACGCGCGGCATCAAGACGCTCGCGGTGCGCGTGCGACAGCACTCCGAGAACGCGCAGGCGATCGCCGAGTGGGCGACCGGACGCTCGGAGTTCTCGACCGTCTACTACCCGGGACTCGACTCGCATCCCGGCCATGACATCGCGGCGGCCCAGATGAGCCGGTTCGGCGGGATGCTGTCGCTCGGCCTCTCGGCCGGAGCCGGCGCGGCGAAGGCGTTTGCCGAGTCGACCGAGCTCTTCCAGCTCGCGGAATCGCTCGGCGGCGTCGAGTCGCTGATCGGGTATCCGCCGGACATGACGCACGCCTCGGTGCGCGGCACCGCTCTCGCCGTGCCGGAGAACGTCGTCAGGCTGTCGGTGGGGATCGAGGGCGTCGACGACCTCATCGCCGATCTCGAGCAGGGCCTCGCCCGACTCTGA
- a CDS encoding AAA family ATPase, translated as MPENPPLTPAVADAEQFAAQTTAILGSVGRVIDGKPDAVRSALVCLLAQGHLLIEDVPGVGKTMLARALAASVDATVRRIQFTPDLLPGDVTGVSVYNPVDREFEFKRGAVFAHIVIADEINRSSPKTQSALLEAMEEGQVTVDGSTHMLPDPFLVVATQNPLEMEGTYALPEAQRDRFMMRISMGYPDAAAEALMLRQRDVVNPLASITPVADAASISGLIAWARSVHVAPALEEYTVALAQATRSDPNLHLGASPRATLQLIRAAKVWAALDGRDFVIPDDVTALLLPVFAHRLLPARGAQRAGAQPVEAALRQIVERVRVPVAARS; from the coding sequence ATGCCAGAGAATCCGCCCCTGACCCCGGCCGTCGCCGACGCCGAGCAGTTCGCCGCGCAGACGACTGCCATCCTCGGTTCGGTCGGACGGGTGATCGACGGGAAGCCCGATGCCGTGCGGAGCGCCCTCGTCTGCCTGCTCGCCCAGGGTCATCTGCTGATCGAAGACGTCCCCGGCGTCGGCAAGACAATGCTGGCGCGTGCTCTGGCCGCGAGCGTCGATGCGACCGTCCGCCGCATCCAGTTCACCCCCGACCTGCTGCCGGGAGATGTGACCGGGGTCAGCGTCTACAACCCCGTCGATCGGGAGTTCGAGTTCAAGCGCGGCGCGGTGTTCGCGCACATCGTGATCGCCGACGAGATCAACCGCTCCTCCCCCAAGACCCAGTCCGCACTGCTCGAGGCGATGGAGGAGGGACAGGTGACGGTCGACGGGTCGACCCACATGCTGCCCGACCCGTTCCTCGTGGTGGCGACCCAGAACCCCCTCGAGATGGAGGGCACGTACGCCCTCCCCGAGGCTCAGCGGGACCGTTTCATGATGCGCATCTCGATGGGGTATCCGGATGCCGCGGCCGAGGCCCTGATGCTGCGTCAGCGCGACGTCGTGAACCCCCTCGCGTCGATCACCCCCGTCGCCGACGCCGCGTCGATCTCGGGTCTGATCGCGTGGGCGCGGTCGGTGCATGTCGCGCCGGCGCTCGAGGAGTACACGGTGGCCCTCGCTCAGGCGACACGATCCGACCCGAACCTGCATCTGGGGGCGAGCCCGCGAGCGACACTGCAGCTGATCAGGGCTGCCAAGGTGTGGGCGGCCCTCGACGGCCGTGACTTCGTGATCCCCGATGACGTCACCGCGCTCCTGCTCCCGGTGTTCGCACACCGTCTGCTCCCGGCCCGCGGAGCGCAGCGTGCCGGTGCCCAGCCGGTCGAGGCGGCGCTGCGTCAGATCGTAGAGCGGGTGCGCGTGCCCGTGGCCGCCCGCTCCTGA
- a CDS encoding phosphatase PAP2 family protein, giving the protein MRTRALLWWGIGMLAAATLLGAAIVFGYTEPPGFDVWWNREVGENRADWMLSFALTLDHIGGGWVAILVVPLLVILALLIARRWQAAVFAAIAFLASAGAVQLLKQLFGRARPEDMIVASDFGSFPSGHTANAATIAVVLWLVFPRLWTAILGIAWIVLMAISRTLLSVHWATDTLGGALLGAGVVLVLGALLLPWVRRDSRREPAPAPIG; this is encoded by the coding sequence ATGAGAACACGTGCGCTGCTGTGGTGGGGAATCGGGATGCTCGCTGCGGCGACGCTCCTCGGGGCGGCCATCGTCTTCGGGTACACCGAGCCGCCCGGGTTCGACGTCTGGTGGAACCGGGAGGTCGGCGAGAACCGCGCCGACTGGATGCTGTCGTTCGCCCTGACCCTCGATCACATCGGCGGCGGCTGGGTGGCGATCCTCGTCGTGCCGCTGCTCGTGATCCTCGCGCTGCTCATCGCGCGGCGATGGCAGGCGGCCGTCTTCGCCGCCATCGCCTTCCTCGCGAGCGCGGGAGCCGTGCAGCTGCTCAAGCAGCTCTTCGGTCGCGCCCGCCCGGAGGACATGATCGTCGCGAGCGACTTCGGGTCCTTCCCGTCGGGGCACACCGCGAACGCGGCGACGATCGCCGTGGTGCTCTGGCTGGTGTTCCCGCGTCTGTGGACGGCGATCCTCGGGATCGCCTGGATCGTCCTGATGGCGATCTCGCGCACGCTGCTGTCGGTGCACTGGGCGACCGACACGCTGGGCGGAGCGCTGCTCGGGGCCGGTGTCGTCCTGGTGCTCGGCGCGCTGCTCCTGCCGTGGGTGCGACGGGACTCGCGGCGGGAGCCGGCACCCGCGCCGATAGGCTGA
- a CDS encoding transglutaminase family protein produces MSRTERRSRRSTRLPWRREHELPAGTVLPSVLAAAAGLVAMWPFTSVIQPGAWASTVLLLIVAIALTGMVVRTSMRRRPSWVRDLTTIGVQVVVAAGLIVLVVAGDTAVLGVIPTDSTVFVFQTLASAAWEEIVYGAAPIAASPGLEAMMGVGFALVAVLLDQLVAQRGAVLAGLLTAVVGAVPMIVTLGGVDIVWFIALAILILALLRYSGTQDPESPRRSSVAVGMVVGVAALAVTVVVAPLLPVSASLAGTGAGVTVDASLRLGDDLRQPNPVEVLTVATTADTAPYLRLTTLSEFDGRVWEPDRGGLQSQDEGFGPAEWTDDIETTDENTSIRVIRMSSAWLPVPYPATDVQGLPASWRVSPDNRTLASRTADAVGSDYTVRSVEVSPSLEQIRAIPAAEAATDPENEPFEIPEAVSETAAEVTAGATNDYDRLIDLQSWFRSEFTYSLETPVDEGFDGTGADAVEEFLDVRSGYCIHFAGAFALMAESLDMDVRIVVGYLPGVLTETKRGDEPVYSVSSDQLHSWPEVRFPGIGWVPFEPTASLGVPTAFTAAATTGGGSPEAATPAPTTAPTAQTSSGPDIERQDAGDNSGATSQLRTLDPTPVLLTTLAVLVALLLPALIRLAVRASRRGRARRGDAAAAWAELRATLEDLHLPLSDAETPRVRGDDLIRDDRVDAEAMRTIVAAVERANYARASSRTAHDLDAALGTVLAGLRHSVDRGARMRAFLVPRSLFIGGRVDPALLTP; encoded by the coding sequence ATGTCGCGGACTGAACGCAGGTCGCGGCGCTCGACCCGGCTGCCGTGGCGTCGCGAGCACGAGCTCCCCGCGGGCACCGTGCTGCCGTCCGTCCTCGCGGCGGCGGCCGGGCTCGTCGCGATGTGGCCGTTCACCTCTGTCATCCAGCCGGGCGCCTGGGCATCCACTGTTCTCTTGCTCATCGTCGCGATCGCCCTCACGGGGATGGTCGTGCGCACCTCGATGCGCAGGCGTCCGTCCTGGGTCCGCGATCTCACCACGATCGGCGTGCAGGTGGTGGTCGCCGCCGGGCTCATCGTGCTGGTGGTCGCCGGCGACACCGCCGTCCTCGGGGTCATCCCGACGGATTCGACGGTCTTCGTGTTCCAGACGCTCGCCTCCGCCGCCTGGGAGGAGATCGTCTACGGGGCCGCCCCGATCGCGGCGTCGCCCGGCCTCGAGGCCATGATGGGTGTCGGCTTCGCCCTCGTCGCCGTGCTGCTCGACCAGCTCGTCGCGCAGCGTGGAGCCGTGCTCGCCGGGCTCCTGACCGCCGTCGTCGGAGCGGTTCCGATGATCGTCACCCTCGGCGGCGTGGACATCGTGTGGTTCATCGCCCTGGCCATCCTGATCCTCGCTCTGCTCCGGTATTCGGGAACCCAGGACCCGGAGTCCCCGCGACGCTCCTCCGTGGCGGTCGGGATGGTCGTGGGCGTCGCCGCGCTCGCGGTGACCGTCGTGGTGGCCCCCCTGCTCCCGGTGTCCGCGAGTCTCGCGGGTACCGGTGCCGGCGTCACCGTCGACGCCTCGCTGCGCCTCGGCGACGACCTGCGCCAGCCGAATCCGGTCGAGGTGCTGACGGTCGCGACCACGGCCGACACCGCGCCCTATCTCCGGCTCACGACCCTCTCCGAGTTCGACGGACGCGTGTGGGAGCCGGACCGCGGCGGCCTGCAGTCCCAGGACGAGGGATTCGGGCCCGCGGAGTGGACCGACGACATCGAGACCACCGACGAGAACACGTCGATCCGGGTCATCCGCATGTCGAGCGCCTGGCTGCCGGTCCCCTACCCCGCCACCGACGTGCAGGGCCTCCCCGCGTCCTGGAGGGTGAGTCCGGACAATCGCACCCTCGCCTCGCGCACCGCGGATGCGGTCGGCAGCGACTACACGGTGCGCTCGGTCGAGGTCTCTCCCTCGCTCGAGCAGATCCGCGCGATCCCCGCCGCCGAGGCGGCGACGGACCCGGAGAACGAGCCGTTCGAGATCCCCGAGGCGGTCAGCGAGACCGCCGCCGAGGTCACCGCAGGTGCGACCAACGACTACGACCGCCTGATCGATCTGCAGTCCTGGTTCCGCAGCGAGTTCACCTACTCCCTCGAGACGCCGGTCGACGAGGGTTTCGACGGCACGGGCGCCGACGCGGTCGAGGAGTTCCTCGACGTGCGCTCCGGGTACTGCATCCACTTCGCCGGAGCGTTCGCGCTGATGGCCGAGAGCCTCGACATGGACGTGCGCATCGTCGTGGGATACCTGCCCGGCGTGCTCACCGAGACGAAGCGCGGCGACGAGCCCGTGTATTCGGTGTCCAGCGATCAGCTGCACTCCTGGCCCGAGGTGCGTTTCCCCGGCATCGGATGGGTGCCTTTCGAGCCGACCGCCTCGCTGGGCGTGCCCACGGCGTTCACGGCGGCGGCCACGACGGGCGGCGGCTCTCCGGAGGCGGCGACCCCCGCACCGACGACCGCTCCGACAGCGCAGACCAGCTCGGGACCCGACATCGAGCGCCAGGATGCCGGGGACAACTCCGGCGCGACCTCGCAGCTGCGCACCCTGGACCCCACCCCGGTGCTGCTCACGACGCTCGCCGTGCTGGTGGCGCTGCTGCTTCCGGCTCTGATCCGCCTCGCGGTCCGCGCCTCACGTCGCGGGCGTGCTCGACGCGGCGACGCGGCGGCCGCGTGGGCGGAACTGCGCGCCACCCTGGAGGATCTGCATCTGCCGCTGTCGGATGCGGAGACTCCGCGGGTGCGCGGCGATGACCTCATCCGGGATGACCGGGTGGACGCCGAGGCGATGCGCACGATCGTCGCCGCGGTCGAGCGGGCGAACTATGCCCGTGCGTCGTCGCGGACCGCGCACGATCTCGACGCCGCCCTGGGCACGGTGCTGGCAGGTCTGCGGCACAGTGTCGACCGGGGCGCGCGCATGCGCGCATTCCTGGTGCCGCGTTCGCTGTTCATCGGCGGTCGCGTCGACCCGGCGCTGCTGACGCCCTGA